A genomic segment from Ramlibacter agri encodes:
- a CDS encoding glutamine synthetase family protein has product MVNHPALAELKKEGATKVKVAVSDIDGVLRGKYLHIDKFEGAAEGGFGFCDVVLGWDMLDVTYDNTSVTGWQHGYPDALARVDLDTARRVPWDNGVPFFLGEFVNADGSPHPVCPRQTLKRVLARAEKLGFQVMTGMEFEWFNFRETPHTWAAKNGAPPEPITPGMFGYSLLRMADNPGFFNALMDDMLAFGVPIEGLHTETGPGVYEVAIGFSSALEQADRAILFKTGAREIAKGYGIMPSFMAKWSQKYPGCSGHIHQSLSDGKKNLFFDGGNARSMSPLFESYLAGQVACMMEFGPMIWPTINSYKRLVDGFWAPVKPTWGIDNRTASFRVIAGSPKGTRLETRCPGADVNPYLAMAAVIAAGLHGVEQGLKLTTPPITGTNQGSEGVARAPRTLIETTRIFRESRIARDWLGDTFVEHFAATREWEWRQWQDGVTDWELKRYFEII; this is encoded by the coding sequence TTGGTCAACCATCCTGCCCTCGCCGAACTGAAGAAGGAAGGCGCCACCAAGGTGAAGGTGGCGGTGAGCGACATCGACGGCGTGCTGCGCGGCAAGTACCTGCACATCGACAAGTTCGAGGGCGCGGCCGAAGGCGGCTTCGGCTTCTGCGACGTGGTGCTGGGCTGGGACATGCTGGACGTCACCTACGACAACACCAGCGTCACCGGCTGGCAGCATGGCTACCCCGACGCGCTCGCCCGCGTCGACCTCGACACGGCGCGCCGCGTCCCCTGGGACAACGGCGTGCCCTTCTTCCTCGGCGAGTTCGTCAACGCCGACGGTTCCCCGCATCCGGTGTGCCCGCGCCAGACCTTGAAGCGCGTGCTGGCGCGCGCGGAGAAGCTCGGCTTCCAGGTGATGACGGGCATGGAATTCGAGTGGTTCAACTTCCGCGAGACGCCACACACGTGGGCCGCGAAGAACGGCGCGCCGCCCGAGCCCATCACGCCCGGCATGTTCGGCTATTCGCTGCTGCGCATGGCCGACAACCCCGGCTTCTTCAATGCGCTGATGGACGACATGCTGGCCTTCGGCGTGCCGATCGAAGGCCTGCACACCGAGACCGGCCCCGGCGTGTACGAGGTGGCCATCGGCTTTTCGAGCGCGCTGGAGCAGGCCGACCGCGCCATCCTGTTCAAGACCGGCGCGCGCGAGATCGCCAAGGGCTACGGCATCATGCCCAGCTTCATGGCGAAGTGGAGCCAGAAGTACCCGGGCTGCAGCGGGCACATCCACCAGAGCCTGTCGGACGGCAAGAAGAACCTGTTCTTCGACGGCGGCAACGCGCGCAGCATGAGCCCGCTGTTCGAGAGCTACCTGGCCGGGCAGGTGGCCTGCATGATGGAGTTCGGGCCGATGATCTGGCCCACCATCAACAGCTACAAGCGGCTGGTCGACGGCTTCTGGGCGCCGGTGAAACCCACCTGGGGCATCGACAACCGCACCGCCAGCTTCCGCGTGATCGCCGGCTCGCCCAAGGGCACGCGGCTGGAGACGCGCTGCCCCGGCGCCGACGTCAACCCCTACCTCGCAATGGCTGCCGTCATCGCCGCCGGACTGCATGGCGTGGAGCAGGGCCTGAAGCTGACCACGCCGCCGATCACCGGCACCAACCAGGGCAGCGAAGGCGTCGCGCGGGCGCCGCGCACGCTGATCGAGACCACCCGCATCTTCCGCGAATCGCGCATCGCCCGCGACTGGCTGGGCGACACCTTCGTCGAACACTTCGCCGCCACCCGCGAATGGGAATGGCGCCAGTGGCAGGACGGCGTGACAGACTGGGAGCTCAAACGCTATTTCGAGATCATCTGA
- a CDS encoding GNAT family N-acetyltransferase translates to MSDIHIRLLHPADASAYRSLRLRGLREHPDAFTSSYEEDAQQPVSSAETRLASTRTTFWGAFRGNELYGIVGLEREPRAKNRHKATVVGMYVAPEASGQRLGVKLLEALVAQARTEGLEALVLTVTEGNEAAQRLYERAGFRSFGIEPRAIKVDGRYYAKNHMLLQLESA, encoded by the coding sequence GTGAGCGACATCCACATCCGCCTGCTGCATCCCGCCGACGCCTCGGCCTACCGCTCGCTGCGCCTGCGCGGCCTGCGCGAGCATCCGGACGCCTTCACCTCCAGCTACGAGGAGGACGCGCAGCAGCCGGTGTCCAGCGCCGAAACGCGGTTGGCGTCCACGCGCACGACCTTCTGGGGCGCTTTCCGCGGCAACGAGCTGTACGGCATCGTCGGCCTGGAGCGCGAGCCGCGCGCCAAGAACCGCCACAAGGCCACGGTGGTCGGCATGTATGTGGCGCCGGAAGCGTCCGGCCAGCGGCTGGGCGTGAAGCTGCTGGAGGCGCTGGTGGCGCAGGCGCGCACCGAAGGCCTGGAGGCGCTGGTGCTGACGGTGACCGAGGGCAACGAGGCGGCGCAGCGCCTGTACGAGCGCGCCGGCTTCCGCAGCTTCGGCATCGAGCCGCGTGCGATCAAGGTGGACGGCCGCTACTACGCCAAGAACCACATGCTGCTGCAACTGGAATCCGCATGA
- a CDS encoding iron-containing alcohol dehydrogenase codes for MTLASFAFPTAIRFGPGARKEVGPHLRGQGLQRPLVVTDKALAALPVLAEFRSHLQGLDVAVYSGVAGNPTASQVMAGAAAYQAHRADCVIGFGGGAALDVAKVVGLAATHEGDILEYRWDHPQVRVIAQELPYFVALPTTAGTGSEVGRSSVISEDATHLKRVVFSAKILAQKVFADPELTVGLPPHVTAATGMDALTHNIESYLSPAYHPLCDGIALEGARIAARSLRTAVKEPGNLAARGDMLMSSMMGAIAFQKDLGAVHSCAHALGAVCDLHHGLANALMIDTVLAWNQEAVPEKFEELAHVCKVAGGGAAFVPWLRQLKQDIGITGTLATHGVTPAQLPRLVDIAFQDICHQTNPRPCTPQDFERLFAAAM; via the coding sequence ATGACGCTCGCCAGCTTTGCCTTTCCCACCGCCATCCGCTTCGGGCCCGGCGCCCGCAAGGAAGTGGGGCCGCACCTGCGCGGGCAGGGCTTGCAGCGGCCCTTGGTCGTCACCGACAAGGCGCTGGCGGCGCTGCCCGTGCTGGCTGAATTCCGCTCCCACCTGCAGGGCCTGGACGTTGCGGTCTATAGCGGCGTCGCTGGCAATCCGACCGCCAGCCAGGTGATGGCTGGCGCCGCGGCGTACCAGGCGCATCGCGCCGACTGCGTCATCGGCTTCGGCGGCGGAGCGGCGCTCGACGTCGCCAAGGTGGTGGGCCTTGCGGCCACGCACGAAGGCGACATCCTCGAATACCGCTGGGACCATCCGCAGGTGCGCGTGATCGCGCAGGAGTTGCCGTACTTCGTCGCGCTGCCGACGACGGCTGGCACAGGCTCGGAGGTGGGCCGCTCCTCGGTGATCAGCGAGGACGCGACGCACCTCAAGCGCGTGGTGTTCAGCGCGAAGATCCTGGCGCAGAAAGTGTTCGCCGATCCGGAGCTGACCGTCGGCCTGCCGCCGCACGTGACCGCGGCCACCGGCATGGACGCGCTGACGCACAACATCGAAAGCTATCTCTCGCCGGCCTACCACCCGTTGTGCGACGGCATCGCGCTGGAAGGTGCACGCATCGCGGCGCGCTCGCTGCGCACCGCGGTGAAGGAGCCCGGCAACCTGGCGGCGCGCGGCGACATGCTGATGTCTTCCATGATGGGCGCCATCGCCTTCCAGAAAGACCTGGGCGCGGTGCATTCCTGCGCCCATGCGCTGGGCGCCGTCTGCGACCTGCACCACGGGCTGGCCAACGCGCTGATGATCGATACGGTGCTGGCCTGGAACCAGGAAGCGGTGCCGGAGAAGTTCGAGGAGCTGGCGCACGTGTGCAAAGTGGCCGGCGGCGGCGCGGCCTTCGTGCCCTGGCTGCGCCAGCTGAAGCAGGACATCGGCATCACCGGCACCCTGGCCACGCATGGCGTCACGCCCGCGCAGCTTCCGCGGCTGGTGGACATCGCTTTCCAGGACATCTGCCACCAGACCAACCCGCGGCCGTGCACGCCGCAGGATTTCGAGCGGCTGTTCGCAGCGGCGATGTGA
- a CDS encoding gamma-glutamyl-gamma-aminobutyrate hydrolase family protein, with protein sequence MDRLRIGVSACFFHPDGERKAAPSKTLLWIEQSTAHWLMSEGAFPVMVPSFGGSTFRGPIHVQDYVDFLDGLVMHGGADVWPGSYGEKPLRPEWHGDRVRDEYEIALVKAFAAAGKPVFGICRGLQLINVAHGGTLFQDISTQKPGALVHRDAVAYDLNFHQVDILADSRLARLLGGGRHKINSVHHQGIKDVAPGFQVEAVSPADGVIEAIRHGGDAWIAAVQWHPEFHRPELGVVDDTPLLRDFLEAARRARAKE encoded by the coding sequence ATGGACCGCCTGAGGATCGGCGTTTCCGCCTGCTTCTTCCATCCGGATGGCGAGCGCAAAGCGGCGCCGTCCAAGACCTTGTTGTGGATCGAGCAGTCCACCGCGCACTGGCTGATGTCCGAAGGCGCCTTCCCGGTGATGGTGCCGTCCTTCGGCGGTTCCACCTTCCGCGGCCCGATCCACGTGCAGGACTACGTGGACTTCCTGGACGGCCTCGTCATGCACGGTGGCGCCGACGTCTGGCCGGGCAGCTACGGCGAAAAGCCGCTGCGGCCCGAATGGCACGGTGACCGCGTGCGCGACGAATACGAGATCGCGCTGGTGAAGGCCTTCGCCGCCGCCGGCAAGCCGGTGTTCGGCATCTGCCGCGGCCTGCAGTTGATCAACGTGGCGCATGGCGGCACGCTGTTCCAGGACATCAGCACCCAGAAGCCCGGCGCGCTGGTGCACCGCGACGCCGTAGCCTACGACCTCAATTTCCACCAGGTCGACATCCTGGCCGATTCGCGGCTGGCGCGGCTGCTGGGTGGCGGCCGCCACAAGATCAACAGCGTGCACCACCAGGGCATCAAGGACGTCGCGCCCGGCTTCCAGGTGGAAGCGGTCTCGCCCGCCGACGGCGTGATCGAGGCCATTCGCCACGGCGGCGACGCCTGGATCGCCGCCGTGCAGTGGCATCCCGAGTTCCACCGCCCCGAACTGGGCGTGGTGGACGACACGCCGCTGCTGCGCGACTTCCTGGAGGCCGCGCGCCGCGCCCGCGCCAAAGAATGA
- a CDS encoding aldehyde dehydrogenase family protein has protein sequence MSTLTIHNPANGELIIALPADDAESVAAKAAAARTAQPLWAARHLNERLACIARFRAGVVRDLEQLATTMTRETGKPIRMSRNELNGLLPRIDFFLGETPQALGAETVHDEGGMREQIQHEPLGVIANISAWNYPWFVGCNVVLPALLAGNAVLYKPSEYATLTGLEIARLLHEAGVPRDVMTVLVGGGEVGRALLEQPVDGVFFTGSYATGQRIAETVGKRFVKLQLELGGKDPTYVCEDADPQAAAESLADGAMYNTGQSCCSVERIYVHEKIHDAFVEAFVKTVRGMQRGDPMNEETYIGALTRGPQLEVLQRQVEDAVRQGAKLLAGNATPLAGPGNWFEPAVLVDVHHGMELMREESFGPVIGIQQVADDEEAIKLMNDTRYGLTAGVYTPDEARARRLLARVHAGSVYWNCCDRVSPRLPWSGVGDSGVGLTLSKYGIQAFTRPKAWHLRSPA, from the coding sequence ATGAGCACCCTCACCATCCACAACCCCGCCAACGGGGAGCTGATCATCGCCTTGCCCGCGGACGACGCGGAGTCGGTGGCGGCCAAGGCCGCCGCGGCGCGCACCGCGCAGCCGCTCTGGGCGGCGCGGCACCTGAACGAACGCCTGGCCTGCATCGCCCGCTTCCGTGCGGGCGTGGTGCGCGACCTGGAGCAACTCGCCACGACGATGACGCGCGAGACCGGCAAGCCGATCCGCATGTCGCGCAACGAGCTGAACGGGCTGCTGCCGCGCATCGACTTCTTCCTCGGCGAGACGCCACAGGCGCTCGGCGCCGAGACGGTGCACGACGAAGGCGGCATGCGCGAGCAGATCCAGCACGAGCCGCTGGGTGTCATCGCCAACATCTCGGCCTGGAACTATCCCTGGTTCGTCGGCTGCAACGTCGTCCTGCCAGCGTTGCTGGCCGGCAATGCGGTGCTGTACAAGCCCTCCGAGTACGCCACGCTCACCGGCCTGGAAATCGCGCGGCTGCTGCACGAAGCCGGCGTACCGCGCGACGTGATGACCGTCCTGGTCGGCGGCGGCGAAGTGGGCCGGGCGCTGCTGGAGCAACCTGTGGACGGCGTGTTCTTCACCGGCTCGTATGCCACGGGCCAGCGCATCGCCGAGACGGTGGGCAAGCGTTTCGTCAAGCTGCAACTGGAACTGGGGGGCAAGGACCCGACCTACGTCTGCGAGGATGCAGACCCGCAGGCCGCCGCCGAGTCGCTGGCCGACGGCGCCATGTACAACACCGGCCAGAGCTGCTGTTCGGTGGAGCGCATCTACGTGCACGAGAAGATCCACGACGCCTTCGTCGAGGCTTTCGTGAAGACCGTGCGCGGCATGCAGCGCGGCGACCCGATGAACGAGGAAACCTACATCGGCGCCCTCACGCGCGGGCCGCAGCTCGAAGTGCTGCAGCGGCAGGTGGAAGACGCGGTGCGGCAAGGCGCGAAGCTGCTGGCCGGCAACGCGACGCCGCTTGCGGGACCGGGCAACTGGTTCGAGCCGGCCGTGCTGGTGGACGTGCACCACGGTATGGAGCTGATGCGCGAGGAAAGTTTTGGGCCCGTCATCGGCATCCAGCAGGTCGCCGATGACGAGGAGGCGATCAAGCTGATGAACGACACACGCTACGGCCTCACGGCCGGCGTCTACACGCCGGACGAGGCGCGCGCGCGGCGCCTCCTGGCACGCGTGCACGCGGGCAGCGTCTACTGGAACTGCTGCGACCGCGTCAGCCCGCGCCTGCCCTGGAGCGGGGTTGGCGATTCCGGCGTGGGGCTGACCCTGTCGAAGTACGGCATCCAGGCCTTCACACGGCCGAAGGCCTGGCATTTGCGCTCGCCGGCGTAG
- a CDS encoding DUF2946 family protein: MQQLRRARHLARLVLAWFALAIAAAVLAPAFATPVPDVVCSSAGIQLQDNAPQGLPGDHAAHCVLCLHVAAPPPLPQLPRVPAELASVVPVPALFAPPPPHSAAPLPARGPPAFS; encoded by the coding sequence ATGCAGCAACTGCGCCGCGCCCGCCACCTCGCCCGCCTCGTGCTGGCCTGGTTCGCGCTGGCCATCGCGGCGGCGGTGCTGGCGCCGGCTTTTGCCACGCCGGTTCCGGACGTGGTCTGCTCCAGCGCCGGCATCCAGCTGCAGGACAACGCGCCGCAAGGCTTGCCGGGCGACCATGCCGCGCACTGCGTGCTGTGCCTGCACGTTGCTGCGCCGCCGCCGTTGCCGCAGTTGCCCCGCGTGCCGGCGGAACTCGCCAGCGTCGTTCCTGTTCCCGCGCTCTTCGCGCCGCCCCCGCCTCACTCCGCCGCGCCGCTGCCCGCGCGCGGACCTCCCGCCTTCTCCTGA
- a CDS encoding TonB-dependent receptor domain-containing protein codes for MRPHPLAAALAAAFPFVLAAQTVEAPVRSLGVVTVTGGQPTSLPTQIPATVESVTREQIDQTINARDSEDALKYLPSLLVRKRYIGDYNHAILSSRASGTGNSARSAVYADGILLSNFLGNGVGGLSFPPRWGLVTPEEIERVDVMYGPFSAAYPGNSVGAVVEYTTRMPQRFEAHGKAGFVSQPFDLYGTHGNFQAYEASASVGNRAGDWAWWLDFSRTDSESQPLTFATRLVSSGTSGGAGQPVTGAVLDRNSAGQPWYIVGAATQYHTVQDHAKAKLAWDISPTLRAAYTIGAWQNRSQGSSESYLRNAAGQPVTSGAININGSSFAPLTGGDLPLTDESLFHVMQGLSLKRHTQGVFDWELAASRYDYVEDRKRQNAAGNTLPGAASGGAGTIADGDGTGWNTLAWKGTWRPGGPHLFDFGLQQDSYELRYVTSNAVASWLTGDPGSLVSEVGGRTQLRSLWGQDTWAFAPGWKTVLGLRGEHWTAATGRTIIPGANVATNWPGRSEDFWSPKAALSWQWRPATVLKASLGRAVRMPTVAELYGATSTTNAQFINDPNLKSERSWTGELSAEQDLGNALLRVTLFAEDTRDALFSQTLFDANANVNVTRVQNVGRIATQGVELAYEGSDVLLTGMDLSGSVTYADSIIKENAGFVAVPGDTVGKQQPNVPRWRASAVAAYRWLPGFSTSVAARYSGPQFRTMNNSDTNGYSYMGVSKFFTVDLRATWQASKTTRLAFGIDNVNGYQYWNFHPYPQRSYVAEVKVDL; via the coding sequence GTGCGTCCCCATCCCCTGGCCGCGGCCCTGGCCGCCGCCTTTCCCTTCGTCCTCGCGGCGCAGACCGTCGAGGCCCCCGTGCGCTCGCTCGGCGTCGTCACCGTCACGGGCGGGCAGCCCACCTCGCTGCCCACGCAGATCCCCGCCACCGTCGAAAGCGTCACGCGCGAGCAGATCGACCAGACCATCAATGCCCGCGACAGCGAGGATGCGTTGAAGTACCTGCCCAGCCTGCTGGTGCGCAAGCGCTATATCGGCGACTACAACCACGCCATCCTTTCCAGCCGGGCCTCGGGCACCGGCAACAGCGCGCGTTCGGCGGTCTATGCCGACGGCATCCTGCTGTCCAACTTCCTCGGCAACGGCGTCGGCGGCCTGAGCTTCCCGCCGCGCTGGGGCCTGGTGACGCCGGAGGAGATCGAGCGCGTCGACGTCATGTACGGGCCCTTCTCCGCGGCCTATCCGGGCAACTCGGTGGGCGCGGTCGTGGAATACACGACGCGCATGCCGCAGCGGTTCGAGGCGCACGGCAAGGCCGGCTTCGTCAGCCAGCCGTTCGACCTGTACGGCACGCATGGCAACTTCCAGGCTTACGAGGCCAGTGCCTCGGTGGGCAACCGCGCAGGCGACTGGGCCTGGTGGCTGGACTTCAGCCGCACCGACAGCGAGAGCCAGCCGCTCACTTTCGCGACGCGGCTCGTCTCCAGTGGCACGTCAGGTGGCGCCGGCCAGCCGGTGACCGGCGCCGTGCTGGATCGCAACAGCGCGGGCCAGCCCTGGTACATCGTCGGCGCCGCGACCCAGTACCACACCGTGCAGGACCACGCGAAGGCCAAGCTGGCCTGGGACATCTCGCCGACCTTGCGGGCGGCGTACACCATCGGCGCCTGGCAGAACCGGTCGCAGGGTTCGTCCGAAAGCTACCTGCGCAATGCCGCCGGCCAGCCGGTCACCAGCGGCGCGATCAATATCAACGGCAGCAGCTTCGCGCCGCTCACGGGCGGCGACCTGCCGCTCACCGACGAAAGCCTGTTCCACGTGATGCAGGGGCTTTCGCTGAAGCGGCATACGCAAGGCGTGTTCGACTGGGAGCTGGCGGCCAGCCGCTACGACTACGTGGAGGACCGCAAGCGGCAGAACGCCGCAGGAAACACCTTGCCCGGTGCGGCGAGCGGTGGCGCCGGCACCATCGCCGATGGCGACGGCACCGGCTGGAACACGCTGGCCTGGAAGGGCACGTGGCGCCCGGGCGGGCCGCACCTGTTCGACTTCGGCCTGCAGCAGGACAGCTACGAACTGCGCTATGTGACCAGCAACGCGGTGGCCAGCTGGTTGACCGGAGACCCCGGCAGCCTGGTCAGCGAAGTCGGCGGCCGCACGCAGTTGCGCAGCCTGTGGGGCCAGGACACCTGGGCCTTCGCGCCGGGCTGGAAGACCGTGCTGGGCCTGCGCGGCGAGCATTGGACCGCTGCAACGGGCCGCACGATCATCCCGGGCGCCAACGTGGCGACCAACTGGCCGGGACGCAGCGAAGACTTCTGGTCGCCGAAGGCGGCGCTGTCCTGGCAATGGCGGCCGGCCACGGTGCTGAAGGCCTCGCTGGGGCGCGCTGTGCGCATGCCGACGGTGGCGGAACTCTATGGCGCAACCTCCACGACCAACGCGCAGTTCATCAACGATCCCAACCTGAAGTCGGAGCGTTCCTGGACCGGCGAGCTGAGCGCGGAACAGGACCTGGGCAATGCGCTGCTGCGCGTGACGCTGTTTGCAGAAGACACGCGCGATGCCTTGTTTTCGCAGACGCTGTTCGATGCGAATGCCAACGTCAACGTCACGCGGGTGCAGAACGTCGGCCGCATCGCGACGCAAGGCGTCGAGCTGGCCTATGAAGGCAGCGACGTGCTGCTCACGGGCATGGACTTGTCCGGCAGCGTGACCTACGCCGACTCCATCATCAAGGAGAACGCCGGCTTCGTCGCCGTGCCGGGCGACACCGTCGGCAAGCAGCAGCCCAACGTGCCGCGCTGGCGCGCCAGCGCGGTGGCCGCCTACCGCTGGCTGCCGGGTTTCAGCACCAGCGTCGCCGCGCGCTACAGCGGGCCGCAGTTCCGCACGATGAATAACAGCGACACCAACGGCTACAGCTACATGGGCGTCAGCAAGTTCTTCACGGTGGACTTGCGCGCCACCTGGCAGGCGAGCAAGACCACGCGGCTTGCCTTCGGCATCGACAACGTCAACGGCTACCAGTACTGGAACTTCCACCCCTACCCGCAGCGCAGCTACGTGGCGGAGGTGAAAGTGGATCTCTAG
- a CDS encoding Gfo/Idh/MocA family protein, with the protein MASTIRWGVLGAAAIATGRTMPAIQAAPSATLLALASRDLAKGRRVAAELGIPHVHASYEALLADPAIDAVYVPLPNQLHFEWALKALQAGKHVLCEKPLCISAEQVRQLCAERDRSGKHIEEGFAFRNHPQWAKLDEVIAAGTLGDVRSVHATLAKQFLDPADVRNNPDAGGGALYDLGSYAISACNLVFKRAPARVVATLDRDPNFRIDRLSSALLDYGDRHAAFTVGTQAGSDAWGTHQQFSVLGSRGWLRMNFAFAHARPTASQLEVGDASSVGAFPTTTYTFEPANHYLLQVERFSRLLLGDKVPSWPIEDALDTMRTIEALFTSARQDSWQDVAR; encoded by the coding sequence ATGGCCTCCACCATCCGATGGGGCGTGCTCGGCGCCGCCGCGATCGCCACCGGCCGCACGATGCCGGCGATCCAGGCGGCGCCCAGCGCCACCTTGCTGGCCCTGGCTTCGCGCGACCTCGCCAAGGGACGGCGGGTGGCCGCCGAACTCGGCATCCCGCACGTGCACGCGAGCTACGAGGCGCTGCTGGCCGACCCTGCCATCGACGCCGTCTACGTGCCGCTGCCCAACCAGCTGCACTTCGAGTGGGCGCTGAAAGCGCTGCAGGCGGGCAAGCACGTGCTGTGCGAGAAGCCGCTTTGCATCAGCGCCGAGCAGGTGCGGCAACTGTGCGCCGAGCGGGACCGCAGCGGCAAGCACATCGAGGAGGGCTTCGCCTTCCGCAACCACCCGCAGTGGGCCAAACTCGATGAGGTGATCGCGGCGGGCACCCTAGGCGACGTGCGTTCGGTGCATGCCACGCTGGCCAAGCAGTTCCTCGACCCGGCGGACGTGCGCAACAACCCGGACGCCGGAGGCGGCGCGCTCTACGACCTGGGCTCGTACGCGATCAGCGCCTGCAACCTGGTGTTCAAGCGCGCGCCCGCTCGCGTGGTGGCCACGCTGGATCGCGACCCGAACTTCCGCATCGACCGCCTCTCCAGCGCCTTGCTGGATTACGGCGACCGCCATGCCGCTTTCACCGTCGGCACCCAGGCCGGCTCCGATGCCTGGGGCACGCACCAGCAGTTCTCCGTGCTCGGCTCCAGGGGCTGGCTGCGCATGAACTTCGCGTTCGCGCATGCGCGGCCGACGGCATCGCAGCTGGAAGTGGGCGACGCCAGCAGCGTCGGCGCCTTTCCGACCACGACCTACACCTTCGAGCCGGCCAACCATTACCTGCTGCAGGTGGAGCGCTTCTCCCGCCTGCTGCTGGGCGACAAGGTACCCAGCTGGCCGATCGAGGATGCGCTGGACACCATGCGCACCATCGAAGCGCTGTTTACCTCGGCCCGCCAGGACAGCTGGCAGGACGTCGCGCGCTAG
- a CDS encoding TRAP transporter substrate-binding protein yields MKTSSSLFSAAALAAAVACTPALAQNKFVLKLAHSDSVDMATSRKAVMSDVFAKEVKARSNGRIDVQVFGAGALGGEKDLVEGVKNGVIQAGLASGVMANFFPSAMVTDMPYLFPNDEVADKVMDGPFGQKLSADFQAATGMHNLCFGEVGFRHFSTGKTPVHAPKDLKGLKIRVQETPLYVTEMKALGAQPTPIAFPETYTALQTGVVDGQENPLPTFIFAKFYEVQKNVTLDGHNYGIDWFVLSDRFWKSLPADLQKVVGDSAKAACAAERKANRTFTANGTKILAEKGVAVYTPTAAEMAEFRAAAQPPVVEFLKTKVDAKLIDSIQAAVKDAEGKK; encoded by the coding sequence ATGAAGACTTCATCCAGCCTTTTCTCCGCCGCCGCCCTCGCCGCCGCCGTGGCCTGCACGCCCGCCCTGGCCCAGAACAAGTTCGTGCTGAAGCTGGCGCACTCCGACTCGGTGGACATGGCCACTTCGCGCAAGGCCGTCATGTCCGATGTCTTCGCCAAGGAAGTGAAGGCACGCAGCAACGGCCGGATCGACGTGCAGGTGTTCGGCGCCGGCGCGCTGGGCGGCGAGAAGGACCTGGTCGAAGGCGTGAAGAACGGCGTCATCCAGGCCGGCCTGGCCTCCGGCGTGATGGCCAACTTCTTCCCCAGCGCGATGGTCACCGACATGCCCTACCTGTTCCCGAACGACGAAGTCGCGGACAAGGTGATGGACGGCCCCTTCGGCCAGAAGCTGTCGGCCGACTTCCAGGCTGCCACCGGCATGCACAACCTGTGCTTCGGTGAAGTGGGCTTCCGCCACTTCTCCACCGGCAAGACCCCGGTGCACGCGCCCAAGGACCTGAAGGGCCTGAAGATCCGCGTGCAGGAGACCCCGCTGTACGTGACCGAGATGAAGGCCCTGGGCGCGCAGCCCACGCCGATCGCCTTCCCCGAGACCTACACCGCGCTGCAGACCGGCGTGGTCGACGGCCAGGAAAACCCCCTGCCCACGTTCATCTTCGCCAAGTTCTACGAAGTGCAGAAGAACGTCACGCTCGATGGCCACAACTACGGCATCGACTGGTTCGTGCTGAGCGACCGCTTCTGGAAGTCGCTGCCGGCCGACCTGCAGAAGGTCGTGGGCGACTCCGCCAAGGCCGCCTGCGCCGCCGAGCGCAAGGCCAACCGCACCTTCACCGCCAACGGCACCAAGATTCTGGCCGAGAAGGGCGTCGCGGTCTACACGCCGACGGCCGCCGAGATGGCCGAATTCCGTGCCGCTGCGCAACCGCCGGTGGTCGAATTCCTGAAGACCAAGGTCGACGCCAAGCTGATCGACAGCATCCAGGCCGCCGTCAAGGACGCCGAAGGCAAGAAGTAA